The genomic interval TAAAGTCTGCGTCCTGATGCATCCCTTTGAACAACAAATTGCGCCTTGCGTCCTGCTAACCGTTCATTGAATTCTTTTTCAATGCCTTCAAGACCTTTTCCGTCAATTCCGGCAAAGCCCAGCAGCTGTCCTGCCAGATGCTTGTTCGGGTACAGCCTCACAAATTCAGTCGTCAGGTAAACCCCCGGTAAGTCGGCTTCTTTAATTTTATTAGCTGTCCGGTCGTCAAGCTGTCTCTTAATCCAAATAAAATTCGCCTTCTTAGAGAGATCTTTTCTGAGTTTTGATCTCGAAATTCCTAGTATATTTGAAAGCTTTGCAGCTGTTCCTTCAACATCGGTGACTTTTACAGGGCGGATATAAAGTGAAGACGCTTCTACACTTGTCGCAAGCAGGTTGCCGTTTCTATCAAAAATAGAGCCGCGCTCTCCACGTTCAAGTTCCGCAGCCAGATGCTGGCGTAGTGCAAGGCGTGAAAGGTCCGCCCCTTTATAAAGCTGCAACCATGCGGCTCTACCGAGGAGGCTTGTCCACAAAATGGCGAAAAGAATCATGACGAAGAGCAATTTATTCTTGCTCGACTCCAAGCTTTCTTTTTTCCTTTTTGCCACGGTGCAGGCTCCTGTTTCTTGTTGTTACTACGGCTTCGTTTCCTCACGCGGTCTTCTAATCTGTCCCTGTGAGGCTGGTCCGAATCCATATTGTTTAGCTAGTTGTCTTAATCTTATCGGGGAAAGCAGGTTGTTTTTTTCAACTTCCAATTTCCCCTCGAGAGCTTCCTGCTCATTAAGTCTTTTTTCCATTCGCCGTAAATAATATGCCTTATCGACTCGCTCTATATTGAGCCAAACGGATATCAGTCCTAAAATAAGAGCTGAAATCATTGTTGCGGTTATGGCTAAAGCTATGCTTTTTGAGTCATTCTTCATGCCGTAATCACTTTTTTCCCTGCGACCTTTCAGCCACTCGGAGTTTTGCGCTGCGACTGCGTGGGTTGATTTCCATTTCTTCTTCAGTGGGAAGAATCGGTTTTTTTGTCAGCACCTTCAGTCTTTGCTTGTTTCCGCAGGTGCATGACGGCTGCATAGGAGGGCAGTCGCATTCTTTGGATTCGTCTATAAAAGATCTTTTAACTATTCTGTCTTCCAGTGAATGAAAGGAAATAACCGCGACTCTGGCTCCTGGATTAAGCTTTTCGGGAATTCTGTGCAGAAAGTTTTTAAGTTCTTCAAGCTCTGAATTGACCGCAATGCGTAAACCCTGAAATGTTTTTGTTGCCGGATGTGTTCTGGATAAAGCTCTCCGTTTCGCCGGATATGTTTTGGATATTATCGCAGCCAGTTCCAGAGTTGTTGTTATCTTTTTTTCATCCCTTGCTTTAATGATAGCACTGGCTATTTTTGAGCCCAGAGGTTCTTCTCCGTACAGTTTAATTATTCTGACGAGGTCAGAATATGACGCTTTATTCACTATGCTTGAAGCCGGAGGCATTCCGCCTGAAGGGTCCATTCGCATATCAAGTGGTCCGTCTTTAGCAAAACTGAAACCTCTTTCAGCACGGTCAAGGTGCAAGGAAGAAACTCCGAGATCCAGAATTACTCCATCAATTTTATCCCAGCCCATTTCATCAAGAGCTTCTTCAAATTTACTGAAAGCCAAATGAAACCTGTGAGCTCGGTCTTCAAAAGGAGCCAGCCGCATCTTTGCAAGTTCAAGCGCCTGTTCGTCTCTATCCAGCCCTATCAGTTGAGCTCCTTCGCCGGCAGCTTCAAGAATAGCACTGGAATGCCCGCCCATACCTAAAGTCCCGTCAAGGTACAGACCGCCGGGTTTAGGAGCGATCCAGTCAATGACTTCTTTTAGAAGAACAGATGTGTGAACCTTTTCAGGGGTTGTATTCGTTGTTTCCATGACATCCTGATTCAGTTTAGTTCTGGGGGGAACGGTCTAAATCTTTGGTGGCTTAAGGAAATTAAGTTTCCAAAATTAAATAAGAACTATGTGCAATCGTGGTGCGATGAAGCAAATCTCTAGAACGGGAGTTCTACTCCGCTCTGAGATAATTCTTCGGAAACATCATCGAAATCCTGTTCAAGAAGAGCTTCAAAAGCTCTTTTATCCCAAATTTCAAATCTGTCACCGACTCCAGCCAGAACAACTTCTTTGTCCAGCTTTCCGCTTTTACGCAAATGTGAGGGAATGGTAATTCGACCTTGTTTATCAAGGTGAACTTCTTCAGAACCGGAAATGATAATGCGGATGAAATTCCTCAGGCTGCGGCTTGGGTTCTTGATTTTAGCAAGATTCTCTTCAAGAATAGCCCAGTCAGGAGGCGTGAAGCCAACAATGTTGCCTTCAAAAATAGTTAACGTCACGAGGCCGTCCGCAGAATCAGCATAAACCTGATCCCGGAATTCTGGTGTCAGCATCAGTCTGCCTTTGGCATCCATGCTTCGATGGGCGTGACTTCTAAACTTCATTTCGCCTACCACTTAACTACACAGTTCTACCACCAATCCCCCCCGTCTCTCCACGTGTGTGTGAAAAATAGTAAAAAGTCAAGACCTCTTTAAAAAAATGAGAGTACTAAAATGTACAGAATACGGGAGTTAATTCCTGTTTTAGAGTTTTAACAGCTTAAATATAAGGACTTTAAAAAATGATGTTGGCGAGGGGAAAAAAAGTTCTTTTTTAAAAAATAATAGCTAAAAATTGCCATCTTAAGTGAGATGCTCTTCACGAATTGGAGTATGGATGCTATAGCCCTTTGCTATAAGGTGAATAATTTTGGAACTGACTGTTTTTTTTCGGGGAAAACTTTCTGTCGGAATTGATCAAATTGGTTGAGTCAAAAGTCTGGTTTAATTATTATGGATAGTTTTCCCACTTCTGGAGAGTGTTACAATATGAATGCAAAAGGCAAAATAACAGTTCCTGAGGGGTTGAATGAAGAATTTTATCAGATAACAGCCGATATTATTCAAAGCTTTAACAAGTTTAGACCTCCTTTGGATCTTTTTCTTTTTAAAGAAGATATCGGGCGTATAGCTCCTTATTACAAGCTCGGTGAGCGGCTTACAAAAGAACGTATTGAAGAACTGGGCGGTTTGGTTCAGGCTGGGTTAATATTTGTTTCCCGTGCGGATCATGCTGTTTATGTTAAACATATAGCTTATCAGCTCGATTTGGTTCTCATTGATCGCAATCTTAAAGAAAGTGAAATTGCTGATATTTTTATTGAAGCCTTAACCATGCGTATGACAGAATTTTTTGATCAGCCTATAGCCGCTGTTATGGAAAAACTGTGGTCAGACTTGATGGTGCTTACAGAGTATCTCTGGGATGATGTCCACAGAATCAAAGCTTTGGCGAAAAGGCTGCATAAAGAGCATTCTCTTGCCAAGCACAGTGTTAACTGCGGAGTGCTTGGTATTACAATTTTCAGCAGGATCAAAGCTGATGCTTTTGCTAAAAAAGAAGTTACCAGAAATCACTTTAACCGGCTTACAGCCGGTCTGTTTCTGCATGATCTGGGGATGACAAAAATACCTGCATTCATTCGCGAAAAACCGAAACCGCTGACTACTGATGAGCGTAGCAAGGTCGATAAACATCCGCTTATCGGTTATGAAATGCTCAGCAAGCTGGACCTTAAATATAAGGAAGTTGAAGCGTGCGTACTTGAGCATCATGAACGTTTGAACGGAAAAGGATATCCTCAGAAAAAATCAGGGAAAGACATCACCCCTCTTGGCCGGATTTGCGGAGCGGTGGATTCGTATTGTGCCATGATTACTGAAAGACCTTATGCGGAGGCGATTGATCCTGTTACGGCAGCTTCACTTATATCGCAAGATGCCAAATATGATCCTGAGATAACCAAGTTTATTCAAGCGTGGGCTTTGACTGTAAAGAAATAGTTTTGTTAAAATATGTTTATAAAAAAACAGCCCGCTATATTGATTGGCGGGCTGTTTTTATTTTGCGGAAGATAAATTTTTAAAACTGTGTGACTAGGTCTCTGGTCAGTTCACGGTACACGTCGCTGATCAGAACAACACCTATGATACTTCCGCCTTCCTGCACCAAAGCCCATGAGCGATGTTTTTTGCGGAACAGTTCCAGCACAACAAGCATTGGGTCTCTCGGGTTAAGAATCGGGATATCTGTTTCAATGTGCTCATCAAGCGAGCTGTGACTGCAAGCGGTTCCTGCTCTTTTGAAGGCTCTATCCCAGTCTGTGTTTTCGTCCAGACGCAAATCTTCATCTTTCAGGACTTTTTCTTCAACTGCTTTAAGCATGGTCCAAATGGATGCGACACCTTTAAGTGATCCATTTTTTTTCTTTACCACCACAATATTATTATCAGGAGCGGTTTTCATACTGTCTCGAAGAAGTCTTATTGCTTCAGCAAGACTTGCTGATTCATCAACAGTCGCAAAATCTTCGTGCATCATATCCCAGGCTCTTTTTCGCAGCAGCATTAATATCTCCTTCACAAAGTATTTGTTATTTATATAAAAATATACATAGTTCAGAAAAAATGGGCAAGCATTCATTTATCTTACCCTGTTAACTGTAAATTAAAGCATATCATTCCTATTCTCGTAAAGAGCAAGAAATAATAAAAGAAATCTTTTTATTACAGAATTTAATAATCTTAATCAAAATCTGCAAGCAGCGGTCCTACATGAATACCAGCGACCACCGGATTTTCCATATAGCTCTGGCTTATTCTCCAATATGCCTGATGCAGAGGGGCAGAAGTTATTCCGTTTTGCAAAGAGTTGTATGCTTCCAGAAAAGCTGCCAGATGGTCACAGAGTTTGAGAAGCTCACCGTCTCTGGGGTCGTAGCAATCGTCATTGTAACGGGAATCCAGTTCTTCTGTAGTGACTTTTTTTGCACAGCCGTCGATTATCGCTGCGGATTGGAATTCTGAACCTGTATCTGATCCGAGGAAATAACCCAGTCTCAAAGCTATAGATTCATATCCATTATCGATAAGCGGTTTAGTAATTCTTGTCTCAACTTCCTGATCTTCATACTCTTTGATCAAGTCTCCGATGGTAGGATCGGCTTTTTTTACAGGGGAGATAATGTCTCGCGTAAGAAGTTCCGGAAGATCATGAAAAAGTCCTGCAAAGAAGTTATTCTGCCGTCTTGCAGGGCAGGCCCCGATTTCAAGACTGAAAAACCATGCAAAGGTCGCAACTATATAAACATGACCAAGGACAGACGTTTCCGGTATTCTAGGTGTTTGAGACCATCTTGTTTGAAATCTGAGTCGCCCGCAGAGGTCAGCGAATTTTCCTAAGGGGGTAGTTTCAGAGTTGAGCAGCTCTTGAACTCCTTTCAAGTCGCAGTGACGCTTGAGGCGTGATTTGAAATTTTCTTCTATGGCTATCAGTTCCTCAT from Desulfovibrio gilichinskyi carries:
- a CDS encoding HD domain-containing protein encodes the protein MPNIRKSLLQLIFSGSFMKRWNDKLRPMELVEVDKQAHKMIAAWILFTLNSEHMDPREKIKLGNEIVEGGIFEYLFRIVITDIKPPVFYRIKENPEHYRKLAEWVLKQLRPRLMPLGNEFWDRLKKFHLNPDETTLSARILSASHMYASYSEFKLLKHLNQPDEELIAIEENFKSRLKRHCDLKGVQELLNSETTPLGKFADLCGRLRFQTRWSQTPRIPETSVLGHVYIVATFAWFFSLEIGACPARRQNNFFAGLFHDLPELLTRDIISPVKKADPTIGDLIKEYEDQEVETRITKPLIDNGYESIALRLGYFLGSDTGSEFQSAAIIDGCAKKVTTEELDSRYNDDCYDPRDGELLKLCDHLAAFLEAYNSLQNGITSAPLHQAYWRISQSYMENPVVAGIHVGPLLADFD
- a CDS encoding CBS domain-containing protein: MLLRKRAWDMMHEDFATVDESASLAEAIRLLRDSMKTAPDNNIVVVKKKNGSLKGVASIWTMLKAVEEKVLKDEDLRLDENTDWDRAFKRAGTACSHSSLDEHIETDIPILNPRDPMLVVLELFRKKHRSWALVQEGGSIIGVVLISDVYRELTRDLVTQF
- a CDS encoding HD-GYP domain-containing protein gives rise to the protein MNAKGKITVPEGLNEEFYQITADIIQSFNKFRPPLDLFLFKEDIGRIAPYYKLGERLTKERIEELGGLVQAGLIFVSRADHAVYVKHIAYQLDLVLIDRNLKESEIADIFIEALTMRMTEFFDQPIAAVMEKLWSDLMVLTEYLWDDVHRIKALAKRLHKEHSLAKHSVNCGVLGITIFSRIKADAFAKKEVTRNHFNRLTAGLFLHDLGMTKIPAFIREKPKPLTTDERSKVDKHPLIGYEMLSKLDLKYKEVEACVLEHHERLNGKGYPQKKSGKDITPLGRICGAVDSYCAMITERPYAEAIDPVTAASLISQDAKYDPEITKFIQAWALTVKK
- the mraZ gene encoding division/cell wall cluster transcriptional repressor MraZ, encoding MKFRSHAHRSMDAKGRLMLTPEFRDQVYADSADGLVTLTIFEGNIVGFTPPDWAILEENLAKIKNPSRSLRNFIRIIISGSEEVHLDKQGRITIPSHLRKSGKLDKEVVLAGVGDRFEIWDKRAFEALLEQDFDDVSEELSQSGVELPF
- the rsmH gene encoding 16S rRNA (cytosine(1402)-N(4))-methyltransferase RsmH yields the protein METTNTTPEKVHTSVLLKEVIDWIAPKPGGLYLDGTLGMGGHSSAILEAAGEGAQLIGLDRDEQALELAKMRLAPFEDRAHRFHLAFSKFEEALDEMGWDKIDGVILDLGVSSLHLDRAERGFSFAKDGPLDMRMDPSGGMPPASSIVNKASYSDLVRIIKLYGEEPLGSKIASAIIKARDEKKITTTLELAAIISKTYPAKRRALSRTHPATKTFQGLRIAVNSELEELKNFLHRIPEKLNPGARVAVISFHSLEDRIVKRSFIDESKECDCPPMQPSCTCGNKQRLKVLTKKPILPTEEEMEINPRSRSAKLRVAERSQGKK